CTATCTCCAACGAGCGTTGGCATTACAATGTAGAGTAGCTTTCGCTACTCCTTATCTCCCACCTCGGTTGGAGATTTTTGGCTTTTAGCAAACTCATATTTGCTAAATTGCCAAAAATCTAACCAACCGAGCCCTCCATTTCATAGGCAATCAGTCTGTTGAGTTCGACTGCGTATTCCATTGGGAGTTCTTTGGTGAATGGTTCGACAAAGCCCATGACAATCATCTCTGTGGCTTCTGACTCGGATAGGCCTCGGCTCATGAGGTAGTAGAGCTGTTCTTCTGAGATTTTTGATACTTTGGCTTCGTGTTCGAGGGCCACTTGTGAGTTGTGGATTTCATTAAATGGAATGGTGTCTGATTTGGAAATATCATCCATGATAATGGTATCACATTCAATGTGGCTGATTGACTTGGCTGAGTTTTTAGCAAAAGTGACTTGACCACGGTAGTTAACTTCTCCACCGCCTCGGGCAATGGATTTGGATACGATAGAAGATGAAGTCCGTGGTGCATTGTGGATCATCTTGGCTCCGGTATCTTGGACCTGACCTTTGTTGGCAAAGGCAATGGACAACATAGTCCCTCGAGCTCCTTCACCCTCCAAGTAAACCGCAGGGTATTTCATGGTCGTCTTAGCACCAAGGTTTCCGTCAATCCACTCAACTGTAGCATTTTTCTCAGCACGAGCACGCTTGGTTACCAGGTTATAAACGTTATCTGACCAGTTTTGAATGGTGGTATAACGCATATAGGCACCTTCGTGGGCAATGATTTCCACAATAGCAGCGTGGAGGCTGGCGGTTGAGTAAGTCGGAGCGGTACAGCCTTCTACG
This region of Streptococcus suis genomic DNA includes:
- the sufB gene encoding Fe-S cluster assembly protein SufB — translated: MSEERIEPTPIDLGEYKFGFHDENVELVASTGKGLSEEVIREMSRIKGEPEWMLEFRLKSYETFKKMPMQTWGADLSELDFDDIVYYQKPSDKPARSWDDVPDKIKETFERIGIPEAERAYLAGASAQYESEVVYHNMKEEYDKHGIIFTDTDTALKEHPELFKKYFGKLVPPSDNKLAALNSAVWSGGTFIYVPKGVKLDIPLQTYFRINNEGTGQFERTLIIVDEGASVHYVEGCTAPTYSTASLHAAIVEIIAHEGAYMRYTTIQNWSDNVYNLVTKRARAEKNATVEWIDGNLGAKTTMKYPAVYLEGEGARGTMLSIAFANKGQVQDTGAKMIHNAPRTSSSIVSKSIARGGGEVNYRGQVTFAKNSAKSISHIECDTIIMDDISKSDTIPFNEIHNSQVALEHEAKVSKISEEQLYYLMSRGLSESEATEMIVMGFVEPFTKELPMEYAVELNRLIAYEMEGSVG